In Pyrus communis chromosome 11, drPyrComm1.1, whole genome shotgun sequence, the sequence atatatatataatgtatatataaatataaaatgtatATGACCCCAAATTGTACATCGAAAATGTATTGGAAGTCAACGTATCTACATTTCATGTTGCATGTGCATGGgcgttagttttatttatttggataATGCTACCTGTAAATGGCAAAAGTTGGCTAAAATCTGACATTTGGCCAGTAAAATCACGTTTGATGTGACACTGTAACCAAAAATCAGTCCCCCAAAAACCTTGAGACTTGAGTCTTTAATTAATGGCACTTCAAATATCAAATGTTCCAGCTAATCGCCATCAAAGGTCAAATGTCATAGACCTATCTCCAGAGGAAATACTAcctaatcaaatttgaaagtaAGAAGAAATTTGAATCGATGTCTCAATCTTACAGTTAAATTAGGTATTTGAGAATAGGTTTTGtcgattaattttttaaaattattttattgtgtggaTCCTGTTAATGTTCCAATtataaatcttaaaattttattttaattattattatttttaaataggtcctatagatattatttataacaatatatatatatatatatatatatggactaGAAGAGAAAATTTGGCATTGTCATGTCAACCATCAAATTAATATTtgacatttatttttttaaattttcatcgaAGATGCTCTTAGAAGTTAGCTTTCGAGTTTCAAGGATACCATGCAAGATTTTGAGTTCCATCCTCCTCCTCTACCCTACTTATTTGTCAATTTGTAGGGTGCACAGTGGGATTGTAAGTGAGGAAGGACATAACCTTGATGCACATTGTCGACGTATTTAATAACAGCTTAAGTTTTGGAGAACTAGCCATTGTTCAACGAAAATCTTAAAAATCATGTCTAACTCGAGCCAGTTTTCTTCTACGAAATCTCTCAATCAAACGTGAGCTACAAGCGTCGTTCTTCATACCATTGTGAAAAAGCattagaaaaagaagaaacttgATACGCTTTAAATGAAACAAGcgcttttatgttttatttttctctacaaCAATATACGCACAAAGAGGTGAGGAAATCGATAGTGAACTCTCCATCCCCGAGATTCGAAGCTAAGACATTTCGCTTACAAGTTAAGACGACAATGACacaaaatctttaaaaaaaattaaaaaaaaaaaaaaaagaaaaaaagaaaaacgtgTTACAATTTTCCTGTTAGAATAGTTGGATAGGAACAGGTACATGGAAGATATATACACATCAGACTCCTATTCCTACCTACAATATCAACTCTCGTGCTCACTTCTAGCATACCACTCCGTTCAGAGTTCAAACAAGCAACAACAAATCTAAGAACTGAAAAATCCAGATAGTTCCGGTGCAACGTATCAACGAGTGCAAAGGTGATCATCGTCTTCAAACTCGGAAACTCCTAACATAGCCAAAGCTAGGTGACTCTGCATCTCGCTTTTCGTTTGCTGTAATTGAGAATGACAATCAATGACCAGTCCACTCCCCAGAAAACTAGGCCTCTTCCTCTTGGAAACGATACATTCTTCTTCACCTTTAAGTATTGCCATTATCTCACAAATGCTCGGTCTTCGGGATTCTTCACTCGTTATGGAGGCAGCTGCAGCTTCAATCATCCGTGctatttgatttgaatttctcGAAGTGCATTTTATATGTGGATCAAGCAGCTCCTCAATAGCTCCTTTCCCTTTACACAAGAGGGGCTTTGCCTGATTAAAAACGGAAGCTGACACGTGTGAGATATAACTTATAGCAACCATACATCGCTCATATTTGAAACAAGAAGTTTTGATGACTTTCATGGTAACACCATACAGAAAGTTTACAGAATGATTCAAGAAATTTGACTTTCAGAAAGTGACGTGGTTGGTAAACAAAACCCTCGCTAAGCAAAGTGTCTATCCAAGGGAGTAACTAACCTGATTGAATGAATGACCGTTCttaaaaaagttaataataCTCTTCTAAGGAGACGTGGGTTAGGCCAATTAGCCAGGATAGTGTGTCTTCCCCTTACACCCGTGTTCGAATCCCACTCCCCATAAATTAGATTAGAATAGAATATCGCTTTGTCAAAGAAGAATAAgctattaaaagaaaagaaactatgTTGAGCATGAGAAGCAATCAAGGGCCCATCTATTCACCATCACATAGTAAAAAAGGAGTTCAACTGTTCAAGGcacaaaaagaagataaaatgaTGCACCTACCCATAGAACCAAGCTTTCTTCTCCTTGTGGCCTTCTTTCTTCAATCGGCTTCCTACCAGTTATTAATTCCAGCAAGACCACCCCAAAAGCATACACATCAGTTTTATCGGATATTTTCCCATGCTGGAAATACTCAGGAGCCAAGTAACTGCACATGCCATTTAAAAATTGtgcaatgaataaaaaaaatctttatggAACAAGCAACAGGAAAAAAGTGTTTCTTTATGGTCAAGTTTCCTCAAGATCATACCCAAATGTTCCTTTGACAGTTTTGCAGAGGAAAGGGACGGAAGGTGCGGAAGTCCAAGTGGCTAATCCAAAATCACATAGCTGCAAGCAATGTCGATAAACCGCAGTCAATCAATCAAAAGATTCAGTTTCAAACCAGAACGAAGTCCATAAAATTGCTCTCCATTTACCTTGGCAGTGTTCTTGGACGAAAGGAGAATGTTCGAGGGTTTCATATCTCTGTGAACAATACAGCGTTCAGTTCCATTATGCAGATATGCAATTGCCTCAGCAATTCCAATAGCAACCTTGTGCCTTACGAACCAAGGAAGTGTTGCAGAGCCCTTAACTCCCCCCTTTTTCTCTGCAAATGTGTATGTGCCATAAATCACTAAAACCCTcaccaaattcaaatcaaattcGATTCAAAAGACCGAAGCAAGAGAACTCACCGTGTAAATGACACTCCAAGCTTCCCCCCGAGACATACttataaaccaaaaacaaaccGTCCTCTGGATCGATGCAAAATCCCACAAAAGGTGTTACATTTGGGTGGTGAAGAGAGCTAGAAATCATCAGCTCTCTACAAAATGCCTTAGCAGACTCTTTATCTTCCTTGTCTAATCGCTTGATCGCCACAGCAGTTCTCAAAATCCCAACTCTGCCCCTAAACACACAGCTCAAAGCTCCTCTCCCCAAAACTCTACCTACCCAGAACAAGAAGTTCCATTACAAACTCACACAATAAAAAGATCAACTTTTgattcaaacaaaacaaacccatttgattacctttcgAAAAATTACGAGTAGCTGCGAGAATTTCACCGTAGCTAAATCTGATCAGTGTGTGAGCCATTGGGGATATGCTCCTCTCCAACCACTCAAATCTCCTCCATTTCATCTCTTTAGCTTTCGATTCAGACAACCCATTTCCCAAATTCACCATTAGAACCGTTGCAGCGGCGGAGGAGCTCAAGTTCATGGATTCCAGCTCGACCTGAGAGCAGAAGCTGAACCTGAAAGAGGAGTGAACCGATTGGGGATCGGCATTTGCCAACTCCGCCCCACACCCGCCGGACTCCGCCAGCAGCCACGCTTTGTTGTGCTCTAAATTtatcttgttgttgttgttgttgctgttgcCGCCATTGTTGCCGTCGTCATCAAATGGGGTCTTCTGGTTGGTCGTCCTCCGGCGAGGAGGTGGGAGAAAGCAGGCCAGACCAAGCTCCCTGAACATTTTCTTTACAAGGGTTTTGATTCTGTGGTCATTGTAGTAATGGTGATGTATGGCTAAAGAGGAGGAAGCGTatagaggaagaggaggaggagcatTGGGTGGCTCTCTGGAGTGGGTGAAAGTGCCTTGGGAGTAGCCCATTTTTTAGCAGATCTCAATGAGTAAAAGCACACAATCCCAGAAACAAGAAAGAGACCCACGGAAAAGGTAAAGCTGCTTTGCTTCCAGGGTAGGAGAGAATTTCCAAATGAATATGAATGtgagtggggagagagagagagagagagaggaagagagagatggggTACCAGAGACAGcaatgtatatataataaatgggTTTTTTGGATTAAAGAAAGGATGGATTAGAGTGGGAGAAAGTGTAATCTGTGAAAAATATTTGGCAGGAGAAAGGCTGACTGATTCagaggaggaagaaagaaagtgggtgttcttaattttttatggtAATGGGCTCGCTTGCTTACTTTTGGGactatttttccatttcccaaGAAAACTAATGGCAATTATTTTAAGTTGAAGAGAGAAAGCGTGCGTTGATCCCAGAAAAGAGAGGGATTCTTCCTGTTCACTCTAGTTGGAACAGCCAAAGTTAGTTGTGGGCTCGAAAAAtcgaaaacaagaaaaaaattggaCAGACTAtcgaattgaaataaaaaaagaccGAATTAAACTGAAACTAAAAAGCTGAACTGAACCAAAAACTATTGGTCCGGTCTTAGTTTTAGTGGtttaaaaaccaaaccgaaccttCATAGattaacattttatttatttagttataTTGGATATTCAATTTCCATGCTCAATTCTCAATCAACCATTAACCTAATTTCAACTCAAAATTAGTTAAATCCAACTTGACGCCTAAATATGTTGAAAGAAACGTAACCAAACAAGTTGCCTCTATGAGATCAAAAGTTCGTGCATGTTAACACTTCCTCTTTTACTATTGaactctcaattttttttcttgttaactAGTATAACATACGGTTTCATAATTAGATTATAACTAAACCTACAAAgtgaaatcaaaccaaaccaagctactattggtttggtttggtttgatatCCACAAtcctattttatttcttacacacctttttaatttttggtcgttggatcggatgaattgaagaagatcaagg encodes:
- the LOC137749154 gene encoding probable serine/threonine-protein kinase PBL7, whose amino-acid sequence is MGYSQGTFTHSREPPNAPPPLPLYASSSLAIHHHYYNDHRIKTLVKKMFRELGLACFLPPPRRRTTNQKTPFDDDGNNGGNSNNNNNKINLEHNKAWLLAESGGCGAELANADPQSVHSSFRFSFCSQVELESMNLSSSAAATVLMVNLGNGLSESKAKEMKWRRFEWLERSISPMAHTLIRFSYGEILAATRNFSKGRVLGRGALSCVFRGRVGILRTAVAIKRLDKEDKESAKAFCRELMISSSLHHPNVTPFVGFCIDPEDGLFLVYKYVSGGSLECHLHEKKGGVKGSATLPWFVRHKVAIGIAEAIAYLHNGTERCIVHRDMKPSNILLSSKNTAKLCDFGLATWTSAPSVPFLCKTVKGTFGYLAPEYFQHGKISDKTDVYAFGVVLLELITGRKPIEERRPQGEESLVLWAKPLLCKGKGAIEELLDPHIKCTSRNSNQIARMIEAAAASITSEESRRPSICEIMAILKGEEECIVSKRKRPSFLGSGLVIDCHSQLQQTKSEMQSHLALAMLGVSEFEDDDHLCTR